Below is a genomic region from Candidatus Latescibacterota bacterium.
ATCTGAAGCTCAGGGGGCCGGGCGAGATATGGGGGCTGAGACAGTCGGGATATACTGTGTTCAGGCTGATCAACCCTTTGAGTGACAGGGATATAGTAGAAAAGTCCTGGAAGGAGTGTCGGAATCTGCTTGAGAGGGACCCGGAGCTGGCTATGACTGAAAACGGGGTTGTTTCGGATTACTTCCAGAAGTATTATAAACCGAGAATGGAACTTGCGGATATAGGTTGATCAGGTTGGATGAGGAGGATCATGCTATCGAGAGACGAAGCTTATTTACTTGTAAAGAAACATATATCAAAGAAAAATCTTATTAAACATGTTTTTGCTGTAGAGATAATCATGATAGAAATGGCCGCCAGATTCGATCAGGACGTGGATTGCTGGGGCCTTGCAGGATTGCTTCATGATCTCGATTATGAAGATACTGAAAATGATCCGGAAAGGCACGGGCATATCACAATGGAGCTGATTTCCGACCTCGACCTTTCCGATGAGATACGCCACGCCATACTTGCGCATGCCGATCAGGTCGAACGTATCTCCATGATGGATAAGGCGATATATTGTGCTGATCCGGTGACTGGCTTGATTGTTGCTTCAGTGCTAATGCACCCCACAAAGAGCCTGGCCGGAACGGACGCAGGATTTGTGGGGAAACGTTTCAAGGAAAAGAGGTTTGCCGCAGGAGCAAACCGGGAAGCTATTGCAAGTTGTAGTGAGCTTGGCCTTGATCTGCACGAGTTTCTCGAGATCTCCCTGGATGCGATGAGGACGATCTCTGATGAACTGGGACTCTGAAGCGAGGCATGCTCGACAAGCAAGTGAAGGAGCAAAAGCATGATCGTCACCTGTGGCGGATGTCAGACAAAATACATGCTGGGAGACGAGAAGGTACCCGAAAATGGAATCAGGGTCAGATGTCCGAAATGTCGATTCATCTGGAAGTTGAGTCCTGCAGCCAGCGAACCCGTTTTCGAAGTAAGTACTAATCAGTTCGCCTCCAGCGAGCCTGTAGCCGAAAGCGTTTCGGGTAGCTGGAATCAGGCTTCACAGCCCGCCAGGGCCTCGGCCGCTGTGGCGGAACCATCCATCGACGGGATGGAGCAGGAGATAGAGATCGCTTCGGCCGCTCAGAATCAGGTTGAATCTCCCGCAGAAATAAGTGAGACTCCTCAGCAGAAGAAATTGAGAGACAGGACCAAAAGGCTCGCGAGGGTCTTTGTAAGTGATATTCTTGTCTACAATAAGAATGAAAGAGATAAAGCGCTCGCCGATGGTACGCTCATGACCGTGATGGGACCGGAGATCAAGAAAGCATGGGAAGCGTACAAGCAAAAGGTCGGCACGGAAATCCGTGAATCAAATGATTATTTCCGAGAAGCACTGAACGAGATACTAGCCGATGGACAGGAGTTGTTCTGATAACACGTGTGAAAACAACACCTCTATATGTTCTGAATCTGGCGCCGGTCATATGGAACGAATTCTTCAGTGATTCCGTTCTGACCGAGGAGCTGGATGTCAAGATTTACAAGACGTTCCCAAGGTTTCTGAAGAGCCTGCAGGTGGAATCTGTCGAATCTCCAAGAGTACTTCTGTTTTTGCCGAAAGGTAAACTGGATCCAGCGAAGACCAGACAGTTGAGACTCACCCAGATCGATTCTCCGATGTATATCATCACATCTGAATGCAACGAAAAGGACTACCTGTCTTTCCTCTCGATGGGGATGAACGGGATCATTACTTCTCCTTTCAGCAAAACAGACGTTCAGGGAGTTCTGGGCGACAACCATAAAATGTGTGTACCCTTTCCCAGAAACAATGAGTTGATCAAGGAAGGTCAGGTCAGGCTCGATTTTCTCGTGCCGAGCAAGCTTTCACGAATACTTGGTGTGAACAGGCTTGTTTCTTTTCTGGCTGCTGAATTCGGGTTTCCTCCGGAGGACTGGCGTGTAAATCTTCCAATGGTAATGGATGAGGCGCTCAGTAACGCTATTGAGCACGGTAATAAGGGAAATGAATCGCTCAAGGTGCACGTCAGGATCTATATCAGCTCCAGGAGGATCGTGATCAATATCGAGGATCAAGGGGAAGGTTTTATTCCTGAGAATGTCGATGATCCGACCGACCAGGAGAACATCTACAAGGGATCGGGCAGAGGAATATTTTTAATGAAAGAACTCATGGACAGCGTTTCGTTCAAGAATGGTGGCAGGCTCCTTGAGATCGAGAAGATCAACCCCATGGCCGATTGACCGGGCCGATATCCCTCTTTGTTAAAATCCAGACAACAACACCAGCGCCGGGTTTTATGCCCGAGTGATTTTGTGTAGTATTATACCAGGCGGGGGCTCCGTTTGATGCGATCTATTTCTCGCCCCATTTTTCGCGGGATATCTTGTCGAGAAGATTGTCGATCTGTCCCCGTATGCGGTTGTTCTGGTCCGGCTCGAAGAGAACCTTTTTGACCCTTCCCTGATCGTCTTTCTTCACGTATCTAAGAGCTTTGATATTGTCCATAGGCATAAGGATATCCTTGCTGACGCGGACCTCGATACCCATGTCGTCGAGATTCTTGCCGGAGTTGTTGTACGGATGCATTCCCATGCCCCATCCATGAACGAACATACTGCAGATGATGGCCCTGAAAGTGTTCTGCCGCTGAATCGTGTCGAGATCGAAAGTGTCCTGGAATTTATCCATCATCCCGTCGATGACTACCTGAAGTTTCTTCAGGATGTCTTCTTTCGGTTCTGCGTTCAATAGTCTGTGAAATACTTCTTTAAGGATCTTTTCCGTGATTTCCATCTTTTCCTCGCTGTCGATTCGGATTGATTCGGAACAGAAACACTCTTACACAGGGGACTTTAGCAAAAACAGGACCAAAAGAACCGGGAGTCCTGCTGGCGTTTGACGTTCTGGAATTACTGGTCCGATACTGGATTATCACCGGGGCTCGCGAGATACTCTAACCCATGAATGGCACAATTCTGGCACACCATGGAATAAACATCCATATGGGAGGAGCAGAATTGCAGGTTTCCACCGAAATTACCGTTTTCATGCAAAAAGCGATTTATTATGTCAGCAGGCTGGTCGCCGCGAGGGGTGTTCTGGAACTGACCGACAGAAATATCAATTTTGAAGTCGCTTCCCTTGATTCATCGTTTGGTATAAAGGATGTCTCACTCGAACTCGATTCCATCACGGACGTCAGGATAGAATGTGGCGATCTCCATCCACGGATAGTCATCGTTACTGCTACAGGCAAATCGGAATTCGTCCTGGCAAGAGGGCAGGAATTATATGATCGCCTGAGG
It encodes:
- a CDS encoding zinc ribbon domain-containing protein: MNGTILAHHGINIHMGGAELQVSTEITVFMQKAIYYVSRLVAARGVLELTDRNINFEVASLDSSFGIKDVSLELDSITDVRIECGDLHPRIVIVTATGKSEFVLARGQELYDRLRGYLNNPVAPVMGHEDDRLTLKCRCGREVNNSYRFCPWCGARM
- a CDS encoding zinc-ribbon domain-containing protein, which encodes MIVTCGGCQTKYMLGDEKVPENGIRVRCPKCRFIWKLSPAASEPVFEVSTNQFASSEPVAESVSGSWNQASQPARASAAVAEPSIDGMEQEIEIASAAQNQVESPAEISETPQQKKLRDRTKRLARVFVSDILVYNKNERDKALADGTLMTVMGPEIKKAWEAYKQKVGTEIRESNDYFREALNEILADGQELF
- a CDS encoding HDIG domain-containing protein: MLSRDEAYLLVKKHISKKNLIKHVFAVEIIMIEMAARFDQDVDCWGLAGLLHDLDYEDTENDPERHGHITMELISDLDLSDEIRHAILAHADQVERISMMDKAIYCADPVTGLIVASVLMHPTKSLAGTDAGFVGKRFKEKRFAAGANREAIASCSELGLDLHEFLEISLDAMRTISDELGL
- a CDS encoding ATP-binding protein, translating into MKTTPLYVLNLAPVIWNEFFSDSVLTEELDVKIYKTFPRFLKSLQVESVESPRVLLFLPKGKLDPAKTRQLRLTQIDSPMYIITSECNEKDYLSFLSMGMNGIITSPFSKTDVQGVLGDNHKMCVPFPRNNELIKEGQVRLDFLVPSKLSRILGVNRLVSFLAAEFGFPPEDWRVNLPMVMDEALSNAIEHGNKGNESLKVHVRIYISSRRIVINIEDQGEGFIPENVDDPTDQENIYKGSGRGIFLMKELMDSVSFKNGGRLLEIEKINPMAD